Part of the Nitrospirota bacterium genome, TACCCCTCTTAGCCACTTCCCGACATGTGCTTCTGCTTCTCCACGACCCACTACCCTACTTGCCGTCCAGCTTGGTTGTTTGGTCTCTCTGGTCTGTCTCGTCTATTCGGTCTGTCTGGTCTGTCTGGTCTATCTTGTCTGTTTGGTCTATCCGGTACATCTGGAGTTTATAGTTATCCGAATCTGCCAACCAGACAGACTAGAACCTATCTCAAAATCGATTTGCGAAGACAGAGCAGTTTCGCTTTATGAGTATCCGCCATGAGCAACCTGCAGAATCCTTGGAAATATGCCGTCACTACACTGGAGTTCGCATGCGTGAACGCTCGGCGGGCTANNNNNNNNNNNGGAAGTGGGAAGTGGGGGGGCGGCGGGTTGCCAGGGTCCAAGGGGCAAGGTGCAAGATCCAAGTTGGGGGGAGGAGGGTTGGAAGCGGATTAGGGAAGGTTGAGGTTGAGGCGTGGGAAGTGTTGGAGGTTAGAGGTGTGAGGCGCCAAGTCGGGGGTAGAGGGATATGGGGGTAAGGGGTACAGGCTGAAGGGTGCTGCGCGAGGCAGAATGGCTGAGCCACTGTCAACCCATTCCCGGCGGGACCGTAGTCGACTGGGGGTTATTACAAGTATTCCACATGCCCTTGCATCTCTCCTGGTTCAAGGAGCTGATGGATAAGCATCAGGCCACGAATGATGTCGCCGACAGCGGTTCCCTGAGGGGCGTACACGATTCCCGCGTGGGTGTATCCTGTGGCATGCAAACGTAAGAAATCGTCATCTTGAGTGAAGAGGACATAGCCACCTGTCTGAGCCCGAGCCAGATGGTCCTCATCCGACGCGCTCCGTAGGCCGGCATCGAGTACCGTGAGCACCTCGGCGCCACGTTGCCGCAGCCCTTTTACTACAGCCGTAGCTACGTGCTCATCGACGTAAAACTTAATCGGTTTTCTCATCTCGCAGCGGCTCTTGAAGCTTCAATTGGAGCTTGGAAGGACTGCGCTGCCGCAATGCTTCCACAAAAGCGGCACTTTCTTCGATGGTTTGGTCGATCTCGGCGCGGTGGTCAAAATAGTAGGCGAGTGCGGCGTAGACATCCGCCAGCGTCAAGTCGTATTCATCGGCGATTTCATCTGCCCCCTTGCCGAGCCGCTCATGCCAAATCGCAATAGTCTGAACCGTAATGCGATGTCCGGCGATACGAGGCTTCCCTCCCGCGATGCCTGGTGTAATCTCGATGTGCTGGTCCAGCATTTTGGTTGCCATCTCACTCCTCCATCTGGATTGAAGGGGGTCAGGCATCATTTGTCGGAACGACCCGCTGGGCGCTTTGCGCAAATGGTGCCTGACCTCCTGGCCCTCCGTATGCGCTACAGTGCCATAGCATCCACATAGCGTCAAGCGCTGTTCCCCCGATTGCGCGAGAGGCGAACGGCGAGCAGAATGAAGGTGGAGGTGGGCAATTGCATGCGAGGCTGGCGGGACGTGCGAGAAAGGCTCAAGTCGCGAGTGGGGAGGGGGTAGTAGTCAGTGGTCACTTGTAAGTGGACAGTAGTGAGTAGCGAGTGGGGAAGAGTGTTGGAGGGGTGAAAATTGGTGAGTCGTTAGTGGCGAGTGGCAAGTGGTGAAGATAGGGTGAGGCAATTGGGAAGGTTAAGGTTGAGGTTGAGGTTGAGCAGGAAGGCGGGGGAGAGAAGAAGAAAAGACATGATGGCGCACGCATGGGCATGCGCGACGATGACGGAATGAGAACAAAGAGGCGAATTCGGCTACATCACGAGGGTAACGGCCGAGCGGTCGATCTCGACCAGCGTGTGGGCTTGGAGCACAGTCTCATTGGTTGGCAGGTGACGTTCCAACAAGACACAGATGCCTTGAGAAGAGATGTTGCCCGTCTTGATCAAGAGCAACTTCCAGGGCCGTCCTTGCAGCACATGCGAATAAAAGAAATCCGAGTCCTTTGAAACAACCACCCGTTGTTCAAGCACCGAGACCTGATTGATGATGGAATCCTTCGTCTTGTTCCCGGTCGGGAGATCCAGCGTATGCGTCGCGTCGTGTCGTGTCCATGCTGAACGAGAATGGCACAGAGCCGACGCGGGAGATGCGCATCGACGAGAAATTTCACGTCAATGCCAAATGCACGCTCTTGGCCGCCAGCATTTTTCGCGAAAACTCAAGGCACGCAAGAATATCATCCCGTTCCAGATCGGGAAACTCGGCCAGCACACGTTCCACGGAATCGCCCCCGGCTAGGTATTCGAGGATGCTTTCGACGGGATACCGCAAACCACGGATACAGGGCTTCCCATGGCAAATTTCTGGATCAACTGTGATGCGCGTGAGTAAACTGTCGTTTGACATGGGGCTATTGTACAGATCCTCGTGGAAGATGCCAAGACGATTTCATGAAGCTTGTAGATCACTGCTGTCCAACACAGGCTTTAACCAGCGAAAAGATATGGGGTCATTGTGTGACTTTGCACAGCGCGCCACTGTTACGCGATAGGCCTTGCATCCGCCCATCTCCCCTCGTGCGTAGCCGTCCCAGCTTGTCTCTCTGGTCTGTCTCGTCTCTCTGGTGTCTCTAGTTAACCGGGTCTCTCAACCGAACAGCCGAGACGGCAGGACGGACAAGATGGACCAGACAGACAAGACAGACCAAATAGACCAACGAGAGGTATTATGGGGAAAACTTATCTGAATCAGCCGGTTAACACAACTGATTGGAGGTTTGGGGCAAAGAGTGTTGGAGGCGTGAGGTTTGAGGTTGGAGGCAGGAAGAGAGGTTGAGGTCGCGAGTGGCAAGTGGTGAGTAGTAAGTGGTGAGTGGGGGGAGCGGGAGGAACGTTGGAGGGCGGAGGGGGGAGGTTGGAGGCGGTACCAAGAGAGGTTGAGGTTGAGGGGAGGCGAAGGGGTGCAGGCTGAAGGCCGAAGGTGGGAAAGGCTGAGGGGGAAGAATGTTGGAGGTGGGAGGTCTGAGGGTGGAGCCGGCAGAAAGAAAGAGTGCCTCACCCTCTTCTACGCAGCCGTGTCGATCAGGCTTTCCAAAGGAATCTGTAACGCCTGATCATATCATCAGCCATCTCTACCTTGACGAACATGTCTCTGATTTAATTGCCGATTTGTTACGGCCTCACGGCTGAATAGTGGGTACTCTCCGGCTTCGCCAATATCCCGGTTTTCTACGCCCATGCGCGACGGCAACAATCCAAACTCTCGCCCCCTTCAAGAGATAAACGAGAATGTAGGGAAAGCGCCGGACCAAGATTCGCCTGTGAGCCGACCCGTATTTTGTCCATCGTTCCGGCGAGGCAGCGACTAATTGGACCGCCCTTTCTATCTCCTGCTCAAAACTTTGGCCAAGATGCTTGCCGCACCTTGTATACCATTCCAACGCCGTGGCGTATTCCTCAGAGGCCTCGGGATGGAAAACAACGTCATGGTTTTTCACGAATTCTCTCAGCAGCCAGCTTTCGTACTGTTGACCAGGGAATAGACTTGGCCTCCCCTCGTTCTATTTCTTTAGTCCGGCGTTCAATCTCTGCAATCCAAGCAGCCTCCGCTTCGGGATCAGTTTCTCCCTCAAGCCCCGCCAATAGTTCTTCCACGATCTGAATCTTTTCCTTCTCGGGAAGCTCCATTGCAGCATCCAGAACTTTCTTTGTGGTTTGTTTCATCAGTTATCACCTCCTCCAGAATAGCGAAAAGTGTATGCCTCTCTATAAAGCAAAGCAAGCCAATGCAGGGGGGAAGCGGTCTGAAGAGAGGTTGAGGTCAAGGTTGAGGTTGAGCAGGGGGAGGAGTTCTGAATTAGGAATGTGGAATGTGGAATTAGGAGTTGGAGGCGGGTTGGGAAGGTTAAGGCTGAGGTTGAGCAGGGAGGGGGAAGAAGGTTGGGGCTACGGAGACGCGGCTCTGTCAGAAACGTGTGCATCCACGCAGCAAGCCGTCCAGGCTGCTACCTTGTGGGTGTTGTGGGACGAGGGGCTGGGGCCCCGTGCAGCATGCCTTCCACGCTGATATCCTCGTCAATATCGGGCCAGCGCACACCCTCCCCGTCACCAAGAATCTCCCAGTGTTGTCGCTGCTCCCGGGTGGCATCCGCTAAGCGCCATGACCAGACCAATGGCACACTGATCGTCCGTCCGTCTACTAAGTGCGCGATAACCTCATCGTCGCTGACTTCGATACTCATCACCCGAGGTTCAACGATCTTCGCCGCAGTGCTCATGCCATGCCTCCATGATCTGGGTCCAATGGATACCTCACTGAGCGCTAACCGTTCGGTTTTCACTGCCCGCTCCGTGCACGCTTCATGGTCGTCTCCGAAGGGCTTATCAAGCAGGTGCCTTGAGTGGCATGTCCCTTGGCGGTTCTCTATGGGCCTTGGCGCTTGACTGTCGCTGCTTCAGCTCATTTGATCGCTCCGCCCAAAACGTCAATTCCTGTTGTACCGTTAAACGTTCGATTTTCTCCTTCAATTGCTCCGCTCCTCGGTGCTTCATCTCGACACAGTCAAAGGTCTTGGTCTTCATATACGATTACCTCCTGGGGCGAGAATATGGAAATCGGAGCATGTCCCTTAAGAACGTTGATGGCATTATACAGGGGAATCTTGTCGTAATGCACAATGTGCTTAAAGTTCCAACTGACAATCATGGTGCATCCTGCGATGGTGGCGATGGCGACGTGTAACGCATCCTCGGCCCACTTCGGCGCAACGACGCCTGCTTCCACATACGCCGATCTCAGGTCGAGCGCAGATTGATTGATTTCGGCCACTTCCATGAACCCAAGCATGTCGGCGAACAATCGTTGAACATCAGGGGGTGCAGGAGCAATTTCTTCCTGAACGAGCGCCGAAGTCACCAACGAAAATCTTCCGTCCCGTATTTGTCGGAACAACGTTCTGCTGGTTTCGCGAAACTCTTCGTCAAAAACCCCGCCAAACACGGACGTGTCGGCATACACCCGAGGGATTGCCATCATTCCTCCCCGTTTTCTTCTGAAATAAAGACTGTGTCTGGGGCGTCGATGCTCGCCGCCGGCACCTGGACACGACCATCACTATCGGTCACAAATCCCATGTGGCCTCTTGCATGGAGGCTGAGAATGAGCATTTTTACTCCATCATGAGGTTTCGCACAAGGTTGGAGGCGGTGGGGAAGGTTAAGGCTGAGGTTGAGGTTGAGCGAGAAGATGTTGGAGGTGGGAGGTTAGAGGTTGGCAGAAAGAAAGAGTGCCTCACCCTCTTCTACGCAGCGGTGCCGATCAGGCTTTCCAAAGGAATCTGTAACGCCTGATGGAGGCGACGGATCATCGGCAACGTCAGCCTCCGTTTCTTCGCCAGCACCTCTGAGACACGACCACGGCCACCAATGACCGCTTCGAGATCTTTCCGGGTCATCCCAAGTTGGTCCATCCGGAATTTGACTGCTTCAATCGGATCCGGTGGACATATCGGGTAATGCTTTGCCTCGTAGGCTTCAACCAGGACGGCCAACACGTCCAACTCATCTCCAGCCTTCGAACCAGGCTTGGCATCCATGAGCTGGTGAATTCGCCGTAGCGCCCGTTCATAGTCCCGTTCCGACTTAACCGGACGAATATCCATCATGTTCCACCTCCCTATACACGGATAACATCAATCCGGTCATACTCCCGGTGCGAGCCGACAAAGCGGACATACACAATACGAAATGGATAATTCAGTTTCGCCACAAGTCGATACTTGTTTCCCCCGATATTGAACACCACACGATTATCTCGAAGGAGACTCGCGGAGCTGAATTGCGCTTTCACGGCCGACGGATGAGCCCAGTCGGCTCGGGTGACTTCCTGATGCCATGCTTCCAACGGTCCTTTGGCCAGAGGGTGTTGTTCCCAAAATACTCGAAGAGTCCGCTTGGCAATAATCCGCACCGCGAGATGGTAACACGATCCCAATCCGGGAGCAACGCCCTGCTCTCTCGCTTCTATTCAGGTTGAGGGGGGAAGAGTGTTGGAGGTTGGAGGCGGTTTGAAGAGAGGTTGAGGCGGTCCCCTTTTTATTCGAATGGTAAGACACGTGCTCTGGCGCGCTGAGGATCAATGGAAATCAGCGCCCCCTCTTCCAGTTGGCGGCGGAATTGATTGATTGCATTGATAAGCACGTTTCGAAGTCCATCCGGCAGCACGTCCTGTGCGCGCACTTGGATGACACTGGGGCCGACCGCCTGTGTTGCCGCCAGTAATGCAGAGAAATCAAGATCGTGCGTCACCACCACATATGCATGCTCTCTGGCCCAGGCCATGATGGACTCGTCAGTTGCGCGATGAGTACCGACGGTCGACCAGTGCACGGCTTCCCACCCTTCCGCGGTTAGCACGTCGATCCAGTCCGGTGAGAGATTCATGTCGATCAGAAACTTCAT contains:
- a CDS encoding DUF5615 family PIN-like protein; translated protein: MRKPIKFYVDEHVATAVVKGLRQRGAEVLTVLDAGLRSASDEDHLARAQTGGYVLFTQDDDFLRLHATGYTHAGIVYAPQGTAVGDIIRGLMLIHQLLEPGEMQGHVEYL
- a CDS encoding DUF433 domain-containing protein, which encodes MATKMLDQHIEITPGIAGGKPRIAGHRITVQTIAIWHERLGKGADEIADEYDLTLADVYAALAYYFDHRAEIDQTIEESAAFVEALRQRSPSKLQLKLQEPLRDEKTD
- a CDS encoding DUF433 domain-containing protein, with product MSNDSLLTRITVDPEICHGKPCIRGLRYPVESILEYLAGGDSVERVLAEFPDLERDDILACLEFSRKMLAAKSVHLALT
- a CDS encoding type II toxin-antitoxin system RelE/ParE family toxin, with the protein product MKNHDVVFHPEASEEYATALEWYTRCGKHLGQSFEQEIERAVQLVAASPERWTKYGSAHRRILVRRFPYILVYLLKGARVWIVAVAHGRRKPGYWRSRRVPTIQP
- a CDS encoding addiction module protein; this translates as MKQTTKKVLDAAMELPEKEKIQIVEELLAGLEGETDPEAEAAWIAEIERRTKEIERGEAKSIPWSTVRKLAAERIREKP
- a CDS encoding DUF2442 domain-containing protein, which encodes MSTAAKIVEPRVMSIEVSDDEVIAHLVDGRTISVPLVWSWRLADATREQRQHWEILGDGEGVRWPDIDEDISVEGMLHGAPAPRPTTPTR
- a CDS encoding type II toxin-antitoxin system VapC family toxin yields the protein MPRVYADTSVFGGVFDEEFRETSRTLFRQIRDGRFSLVTSALVQEEIAPAPPDVQRLFADMLGFMEVAEINQSALDLRSAYVEAGVVAPKWAEDALHVAIATIAGCTMIVSWNFKHIVHYDKIPLYNAINVLKGHAPISIFSPQEVIVYEDQDL
- a CDS encoding helix-turn-helix domain-containing protein; amino-acid sequence: MDIRPVKSERDYERALRRIHQLMDAKPGSKAGDELDVLAVLVEAYEAKHYPICPPDPIEAVKFRMDQLGMTRKDLEAVIGGRGRVSEVLAKKRRLTLPMIRRLHQALQIPLESLIGTAA
- a CDS encoding type II toxin-antitoxin system HigB family toxin yields the protein MRIIAKRTLRVFWEQHPLAKGPLEAWHQEVTRADWAHPSAVKAQFSSASLLRDNRVVFNIGGNKYRLVAKLNYPFRIVYVRFVGSHREYDRIDVIRV
- a CDS encoding DUF5615 family PIN-like protein — translated: MKFLIDMNLSPDWIDVLTAEGWEAVHWSTVGTHRATDESIMAWAREHAYVVVTHDLDFSALLAATQAVGPSVIQVRAQDVLPDGLRNVLINAINQFRRQLEEGALISIDPQRARARVLPFE